In Microbulbifer sp. THAF38, the sequence CTCTTTAAGATTGCAATTGCTCCGTTGCACCACTTGCAAAGGGCCATAGCCATTCGCGGTGAGCAGAGCCTAATCTCTGTCGCTTTCAAGGCCCAAAGTTGTATTATGGAATTGTTCAGAGGTCCCTAAAATATAAATAATCTCGTCATCATTGCAGTAATTATTGGCTTTGGCAGGTCGATTTATGGGAAAACTAAACAATAAAGTCGCCATTGTCGTTGGCGGCAATGAAGGTATCGGTGAGGGAACCGCTCGTCGCTTTGCAGAGGAGGGCGCCAAGGTGGCTATTTTGGCACGGCGTGCCGTAGAGGGGCGTAAGGTTGAACAATCTATTCTAGCCTCCGGAGGGGAGGCCGCTTATATTTCCTGCGATGTCACTGATAACAATTTAGTGAGCCAGGCTGTGATGGAGGTTATCAGCCTTTATGAGGCTATCAACGTATTATTTTACGGTGCAGGTACCGGCGCCCCAAATATGTTCCCCTATGAGAACTTACAAGAGTGGGAGGAAGTGTTTAAAGTCAATATGACAGGCTGCTTCCTGATGTGTAAGGCAGTCTGGCCTTACCTGATAGGTGCTGGTGGTGGGGCCATTATCAATGTGTCCTCACTGGCAGCACAGAGTGCACCCACGGATAATCAATTGGATCAAGTCGGTTTCCTGCCATCAGCCTCCTATTACGCTTCCAAGGCTGGGGTGGAAGCCTTTACCCGCTATATTGCCGGGATTGGAGCCCGCCACAATATTAGAGCGAACTGCTTGC encodes:
- a CDS encoding SDR family NAD(P)-dependent oxidoreductase, which gives rise to MGKLNNKVAIVVGGNEGIGEGTARRFAEEGAKVAILARRAVEGRKVEQSILASGGEAAYISCDVTDNNLVSQAVMEVISLYEAINVLFYGAGTGAPNMFPYENLQEWEEVFKVNMTGCFLMCKAVWPYLIGAGGGAIINVSSLAAQSAPTDNQLDQVGFLPSASYYASKAGVEAFTRYIAGIGARHNIRANCLRPGQILTEAVTSLDGKHVFANFLETAQMLKGPGYPHDVANAAVFLASDDSRFITAETLNVDGGLVAKV